The sequence below is a genomic window from Natrinema salifodinae.
GGGATGACGATCGCCGTCGGCGTCGTCACGGCGGTGCCCGCGGCGCTCATGGCCGGCATCGTCTACGGTCGGTGGCTCAACAAGCGGCTGGACATCCCGCTCCGCGACGCGATGGCGACCTCGACCGACGAGCTCGAGGAACTGGCCAACCGCAAGACGGGCAACCTCCCGGGCGTGCTCGAATCCGCGGCTCCCGTCCTCCTCGCCGTCGCGCTGGTCGGTTCCTACACGTTCGTCGATAGCTTCGCAGGCGTCATCCCGCAACTGGCGGCGCTGGAACCGTACGTCGTCTTCCTCGGCGACAAGAACGTCGCGCTGACGATCGCCGCGATGGCGGCCGCCTGGACGTTCTACCGCCACAGCGACATGTCCACTGACGCCTGGACCGAGGAGATGACCGAGGCGCTGAAAAGCGGCGGAAACATCGCGGCGATCACCGCCGCCGGCGGCGCCTACGGTGCGTTGCTCGCCGCCTCGGGCGTCGGCGACTACATTACGGGTGCGCTGTCGAGCGTCGGAATTCCGCTGCTTGTCAGCGCCTGGCTGATCGCCGCGATCGTCCGGGTCGCGCAGGGGTCGGCGACCGCCGCGATGCTGACGGCCGCCGGGATCATGGCGCCGCAGGTGCCCGAACTCTCCGTGCACCCGGCGTTTCTCGTGATGGTGATCGGCGCGGGCGGGAACATCTGCTCGTGGTACAACGACAGCGGCTTCTGGCTGGTCAAGGAGATCGGCGGTCTGACCCAGGCCGAGACGCTCAAGACCTGGACCGTCCTGACGACGATCATCTCCGTCACC
It includes:
- a CDS encoding GntP family permease is translated as MVIEFAHSPLVTFILGLAAVVLMLVVLDLPAFVGLIISAFVVGLINTVFVPDFGPSEAAGRVATEFGDGMAGIGIPILMAAIIGKAMLESGAAQRIVRGFQGVLGSGNSDIALWGSSTVLAIPVFFDSVFYLMAPLARSMRARVGRDYTLFIVVVGAGAATAHVFVPPTPGPLAVAEEIGADLGMTIAVGVVTAVPAALMAGIVYGRWLNKRLDIPLRDAMATSTDELEELANRKTGNLPGVLESAAPVLLAVALVGSYTFVDSFAGVIPQLAALEPYVVFLGDKNVALTIAAMAAAWTFYRHSDMSTDAWTEEMTEALKSGGNIAAITAAGGAYGALLAASGVGDYITGALSSVGIPLLVSAWLIAAIVRVAQGSATAAMLTAAGIMAPQVPELSVHPAFLVMVIGAGGNICSWYNDSGFWLVKEIGGLTQAETLKTWTVLTTIISVTGLVTTLVVSSAVQLI